The Amphiura filiformis chromosome 15, Afil_fr2py, whole genome shotgun sequence region AGGCCTCAGAATGCCCAGGGTGCATATCTCCTTGGTAGCACTGCTCTCAGTTTACAATTAGTACACTATCTGATTCGAAATCAATCCAAGGTGTTTCCACCTCTTGATTCCATTAATACAAGCCCACCGCCATTGCGATCTGGGTACCGATATGACACACCATCACCAAGGATATATAGGAAAGGCACAAATGAGTATAGTAAGCTTAACAAAGTGGAGAGGCGATCCGAGGAAAGTCGGGCTAGAAGTAAAAGTAGGACTAACCGGCGTAGCGGTCGTGTGTAGACTGGACTGCGTCGACCGAGATTATCGATGGCGAATGTGTAGATACAGTCAAAGTCGAAGTTCACAGTGTTTATGAGAACATGGACATTGCAAATGGATTATCGCTTATTGATGCGATCAAATCACGCATCACAGATTCATCTCCGAAAATGAAACAGAATGGCATGAATGGCACAAATGGCACTAATGGTACTGGGGGTAAAGGCAAGCGATATGGTGTGTCATACAAAGACCCATCATCAATAATGTCTCCAAGTGTGGGACAGAGGTCTTATTCTACATTAGGGAAAGAAGAACCTATGTCTAGGGATTCAACAGGTCCAAATCGTGATATCGTAGGTCAGATACAAATACAGTCTACCTACCAAAATATTGAACTTGGACCGAATGTACTTCAATCTATTGCGACGTCGATGAGAGACCACGCTTTGTCCGTTAGAAACTCTCAACAGGATGATGATTCGCATAATGACTGCCCAGAATCATCGCCTCACTATGCCGATACATCTCCTGGTGATTTGAATAGCCATAAGAACAATAAAAACTTGATGCATCAAAACGGAGGAAGAAATGATTTGTCAGGGTACCAGAATCAGGACTTGATTGGTCACAAGGAAAGGGGATCGTTTTGCAATATGAACTTTCCCAACGATACACACAATTTGTATCAGAATCCCTTACCATTCCCAATGACTCTACCCGATGAAATCTTACAAGAATTGAAAAATGGAACTGACCGCTTGCACCACAATAACGGCACTAACATTATTCCGCAACCAACGAACAAAGAGTACGCTTCAAGCGACATCATCAATGGACATTCCAAAATGCTGCCACAAAATCTCGCTACTAATGGCGTGAACCCAGCGCTCATCAACGGGAAAGTCACTTTGAATAGTAAAGTGTCGTACAGCGGTGAGGTCGTAGGTCATATGCAGGCATTGAGGGGGAAACTGAGACAGAAAGAAGAGGAGATGAGCAAGCAGTACAGACATGTGGAGTTGATCAAGAAGGATTATGAGCTACTCAAGATCAGACTTTGTGCTGAGGTAAGGacatatcactaggatccacaacatgctcatctaccagggaCATAGTTCTTTAACcgaatacatttgtacatttattgcatgacctttgaaaatttgggtacaaaaactcatactctgcaacttgaggtcaaattttgcactatgattgtttaattgaggttattgaactatgtcattgggatgaggccattgtggtccatagtgtatcaaATCACTACATTATTACTCTATAAGTGGTCATTTTTGTGACAGTTTTATTTTAGTGAATTTTGGGAAAAGAGGTTAGGTGACAGTTCATGAATTTATTGACACACGAATATGAACTTTTATCATATAATAACATACGGTAAGGGATGAATTTGGACAAAATACAAACACGCCTGGGTACAAATATCCCGTTTATCGCAAATCATGAAATATTCTGTGCGCGAAAATAACCGCTTATGCTGTATTCATTTTTGTCTGGACAATGGTATAGGGAATATTAAGGACAGCCTGAATGATGAGCAAAGGTTAAGAAAACAAAAACTTAATGGAGGGGGCATATTAAGAGATGGATAGCCTATTCACTgattgcacggtcatctcaaaaggaGGATCAACCTGCAACAtgtgtgcgtacgcctgtcaaatGTATGCTTTAATTACTGCGTACTCGTTACAAAAGCCTTCTGGTGCGTGGCTAGGAAAGTGCGAGAaacaaaaatgctcattttgtgcatgcgtttgctgcagaacctcgttttggtaaaGGGCGAATACACAGATTGAGCTTGAATTTGACCTACACTATTTTTGTTTAGTCGGTTAAGCCAATACAACTATATTTTTAGGTCCGTACATTTTAATCATCACCACATCACCTGTCAATTGACACCAACTGAGTACCAAATCTGTGTCAAATCTGACAAGTGACACATAGTATTCACACTGTGTGTATGTGTCACTAGTGGTCAGTCACTGTGTCACCATGTCATCTGTCAATTGGTGATAAGAAAAGCCACAGATTATTAGTTGACACACGTGTAGAGAGTGAGCTGATGAAATGACAGACACATAGCTGCTATATATCAAATGTTTGACCAATTGTCACTAGCAAGTTgggggagcgagttggcgcagcggtagttccgtcgccttgcaccactgaggtcccgggttcacgccccggcgcggcccaaggactcatgtgcacttgttttatcccgattccatgctcgctctcgcaggttgtctccgggatctccggtttcctcctgtatcgcaaaaatcagtgattagttgtttggttatcaaaacttccttcacccaatggaatttggggagctgcacagataattggtggatgttacaatctaactgCAGATACGTGTGCACCGTTctgcagcaactggcctagttgatgcgatctgattgtgatgattcaccattgcagcgaaattacagcgctttgagtcctctaagatctggagaaaggcgctttataaatccaaaattcatttatttattatttaataataacaatattaatcatCCAATAGTAATAATAACAGTGTGCATTTCTGGAGATCACAAAACATGAAAAGAGTATGTTTCCGCAAGCATACGTATTTGATAGTTTGTATTGTATAAACACTAATCACCTAACCCTAAACTATAATCTAAGCCCTAacactaaacctaaccctaatgctaacccttaccataaccttatccctaaccctaatatcCAAACCTAACATTTCCTAAACCCTATAGTCAAACTTTTTTGGACTAAATGACTCTTCCAATTGACcttaagcctttgcgagtacacttgagatgacgtcacgctgatctgcgccgatgcgcacatcgtttattgaacattgttactgcgcattgcaagttggtgtgatgtcaaatgacgacatctccccCCTGTGTACCTTTTCGTCTCAGCTGCATACGGGCCTGCTGAGGATCAATCCATGAGTCCTAATTTGTGCACTGTCTCAATTGTTAGGTCAGTTTGTCCGAGCCACAAAAATGCATTTAGTTTTTGTCCAGTAAGAATTTGTTAGTGTTTTGTATTTAAAACTTCAACCTTTGCCTGACCTCAAATGTAATACAAACTAATCTCAAATCCTCCTTGTAGTTGTAGCCTCCTTcccccttaatttggttaatttgagACTTCAAAATGAGTTCTAAGTAGAATCTATTTTAGGTTCTTAAAAAAAAGCTCATCAAGCTGTCCTGTATATAGAACCataatggttctacaaagaactgaAACAGGTTCTGCTGGGAAGGCAATGCAGAAAGAACCAGTTGAGACCTGATATCATTGTAAATCCGGTTTTGGGTTCTTTCAATTTCCATGAACCCTTTTCTTTTTAGGGGTCTATATGCATTCAGGACAGCAAAGAACCATTTTCTCTTGAGGGGTCAACATACATGACATCCAAAACCCTTAGCTAGGATTTGGcaagtgcccatcattttcaccaaaactgtctGTCTAAAATTTAATGATGAAAGCAAAAAAAACAGCGGGGGGAggtcagtcagttcaaatagatTGCTATAGCCTCAATTTatttgtctggtcttgttttggttCTCAAGCATTGTTTCtagaatttagcatatgtcacaggcattaattttgcctgtcacaggagcaaactgcctgtccaaaatgatgggtggctagctaacaccctaCCAAGAACTCTTTTCTCTAGAGGGTCTACAAAATACAGAACAGGAACTCTTTTCTCTTGATGGGTCTCCTTTAACAAATTATAAGAATGCTACATGCTAGCTCAAACCACAAAGTTCCCATTGGTTTCACCTTCCCCTTTCAATACTCAAAGCTGTTATCATCACAAAGACTCTCTTCTCTCATCGCAAACCCTGCCCCCACCCACCTCTTGCTATATCCCTGGTTTCCATGAAATAACATACCTGCCCCTTCCCCCAAATTGAAATATCTACCTTGTTAAGCGCCACCAATTAAGCGTGCCTTATCGGACATCAAGCTCTTGTTTCTTAATGCTCTTCGTGCTAGCCAtatcataaaaagtccaagttttaagatattttatcaaaatatcaagaactattttaaggattactgaatcaatactaggcttgtttgtactcattttaatgcatttttcatgctgattccatatatggtcatggaaatttacatttctcaaaaaattttgaaattttaacaaatttttgaaacttgtcgtctgcagtcgacacccgcgtgaagagagttaaacaaCAACAGATTCTTTCTTCTTGCCAAGGCAAACTTAGGAAATGAAAATATACCTAGGTTCCTGTTCTCATAAAAGCAAATCACAGGTATATACCTCGTATAAGGGTGCAAAGTACTTGCAGCCGATGGCAACTAAGGTCAAGTTTGGCTTTCGCTGCAGCCGCATCAGCTACAATTCCCTTGAGAGATGGACTCTAGTGACTAGGTGTGGTCAGCGTGTCTCCACCGGCCAGCCATATTGATTAGGTCCAAATCAGAGGATTAGACACAGCGGATAGATGTTGTCATGGTTACAGATAACTATTTTAGTGTGAAAAATGACATTATCAGTTAAGTTTGAGAGTGGCCAGATGCGCTTTTAATATGCATGGatgaattttaagaaattaaGATGATACCAAATTGTAATTTGTTGAATTCTCTCAATCATCATGTGCGTGTTTTTCATCCTCTTGACTGACCTGGGAGTGCGAAAGTTTTGATTGGTTGCATAGAGTCAGTTTGGGATAGGGTTAGGCATTTAGAGTTTTAGGGTACTGGCAAAAATTTGGACTAGTGACCCTTATGACTAGCAAACCATAGGGGGATTGGACCTTTCAGAATAGCGGATGTACCATGTAGACCAAATTTATCAACTTAGCTTTGTTCAGACAATT contains the following coding sequences:
- the LOC140171146 gene encoding LOW QUALITY PROTEIN: uncharacterized protein (The sequence of the model RefSeq protein was modified relative to this genomic sequence to represent the inferred CDS: deleted 2 bases in 1 codon; substituted 1 base at 1 genomic stop codon) translates to MKGPKAKVRHADSPDTTSTSDTGPPPPIFHPNNVTHSGWLSRRQNQKGRFKKNWQKCWFVIADGQLHYFKHQGSLPLQSCKMKTRNYKDSDNEPKGFVLEVHPGEETAKIIHSQKPFLVSAPTQMEVDTWEREIRRVRGGVFGTSLEETIVNESENETKEIPAVVERCVSYILXTWLDGRGDSGILNGRTGMVQELQDCIDTGGFPDFEELEVGVHTVASLLKRYFQLLPEPIIPWRHCKVFIPIMQELREKEEYGRRQLILQLALLPKVNYNLLKYLCEFLHEVHLYEEQNKMSLGNLANIFAPHILRPQNAQGAYLLGSTALSLQLVHYLIRNQSKVFPPLDSINTSPPPLRSGYRYDTPSPRIYRKGTNEYSKLNKVERRSEESRARSKSRTNRRSGRVDWTASTEIIDGECVDTVKVEVHSVYENMDIANGLSLIDAIKSRITDSSPKMKQNGMNGTNGTNGTGGKGKRYGVSYKDPSSIMSPSVGQRSYSTLGKEEPMSRDSTGPNRDIVGQIQIQSTYQNIELGPNVLQSIATSMRDHALSVRNSQQDDDSHNDCPESSPHYADTSPGDLNSHKNNKNLMHQNGGRNDLSGYQNQDLIGHKERGSFCNMNFPNDTHNLYQNPLPFPMTLPDEILQELKNGTDRLHHNNGTNIIPQPTNKEYASSDIINGHSKMLPQNLATNGVNPALINGKVTLNSKVSYSGEVVGHMQALRGKLRQKEEEMSKQYRHVELIKKDYELLKIRLCAEESTRIMIEEHNRQLTSEVHLLQKRLGLVS